In the Bordetella genomosp. 10 genome, one interval contains:
- a CDS encoding IclR family transcriptional regulator, whose protein sequence is MTPFEPIAATPDESAAVSPVERACWILKAVAGLEETRLTDIARHCGLHKTTALRLIGILEKEGLLHRDPDTRQYALGPEVARLGMAARERVDWRGVVRPALMRLSSRWGDTSIFSVLSNVELVCVDLQTGAYPIQANYQQVGSRRSLGAGSSGIAVLSALPEAARRTAFQRITAHLQQFPGITPDLLDERIAFARANGYSTLLNVVVPEMGGIAVVVRDADGWPVGALSMPSLASRINAREREMAASLKQEAAEIERSIAPLAIRAR, encoded by the coding sequence ATGACGCCATTCGAACCCATCGCGGCCACGCCGGACGAGAGCGCCGCGGTCAGTCCCGTCGAACGCGCCTGCTGGATCCTGAAGGCCGTCGCGGGTCTCGAGGAGACGCGGCTGACCGACATCGCCCGGCACTGCGGCTTGCACAAGACCACGGCGCTGCGCCTGATCGGCATCCTCGAAAAGGAGGGGCTGCTGCATCGCGATCCCGATACGCGGCAATATGCCCTGGGGCCGGAGGTCGCGCGCCTGGGCATGGCCGCGCGCGAACGGGTCGATTGGCGCGGCGTCGTGCGGCCGGCCTTGATGCGCTTGTCCAGCCGCTGGGGCGATACGTCGATTTTTTCGGTGCTGTCCAATGTCGAGCTGGTTTGCGTGGACCTGCAAACCGGCGCCTATCCCATCCAGGCGAACTATCAGCAGGTGGGCAGCCGCCGCAGCCTGGGGGCCGGCTCCAGCGGCATCGCCGTGCTGTCCGCCTTGCCCGAGGCGGCGCGCCGCACCGCGTTCCAGCGCATTACCGCCCACCTCCAGCAGTTTCCCGGCATTACGCCGGACCTGCTGGATGAACGCATCGCCTTTGCGCGCGCCAACGGCTATTCGACGCTGCTCAATGTCGTCGTGCCGGAGATGGGCGGCATCGCCGTGGTGGTCCGCGACGCGGACGGCTGGCCGGTGGGCGCGTTGAGCATGCCCAGCCTGGCGTCGCGCATCAACGCGCGCGAGCGCGAGATGGCCGCGTCCTTGAAACAGGAAGCGGCCGAGATCGAACGGTCGATCGCGCCCCTGGCCATCCGGGCCAGGTAA
- a CDS encoding Bug family tripartite tricarboxylate transporter substrate binding protein, with protein MKNAWRHVLSTALAALAFSAAIAPAHGAYPDKPVRLIVPYPPGGPTDILGRMAAQYMTEKTGQTFIVENRSGASGMIGAETVARAPADGYTLLVNASIHVIYPSLYKQVPIDPIKDFTPISQIALVPLVLVMSPKQPVQSVAMLVDAAKASPDRFRFASSGNGAAPHLAGEAFDLMAGVKMQHIPYKGSAPALTDLIGGHVDLMFDSLPSSMPHIKNGSLKALAVTTGKRIPSLPDVPTVAEAGVKDYEITTWYGIWGPKGLPADLANQVSKMMAEMVNDPKYRERLDTLGAEPVGSSPADFARFEADEERKFADIVRRSGAKLD; from the coding sequence ATGAAAAATGCTTGGAGACACGTTCTGTCCACCGCCCTGGCGGCATTGGCCTTCTCGGCCGCCATCGCGCCCGCGCACGGCGCCTATCCCGACAAGCCGGTGCGGCTGATCGTCCCGTACCCGCCCGGCGGCCCCACCGATATCCTGGGCCGCATGGCGGCCCAGTACATGACCGAGAAGACGGGCCAGACCTTCATCGTGGAGAACCGGTCGGGCGCCAGCGGGATGATAGGCGCGGAGACCGTGGCGCGCGCGCCCGCCGACGGCTATACCCTGTTGGTGAACGCGTCCATCCACGTGATCTATCCCAGCTTGTACAAGCAGGTTCCCATCGATCCGATCAAGGACTTCACGCCGATCAGCCAGATCGCGCTGGTGCCGCTGGTGCTGGTGATGAGCCCGAAGCAGCCGGTGCAATCGGTGGCGATGCTGGTCGATGCCGCGAAGGCCAGCCCCGACCGCTTCCGCTTTGCCTCGTCCGGCAACGGCGCGGCGCCGCATCTCGCGGGGGAGGCATTCGACCTGATGGCGGGCGTGAAGATGCAGCACATCCCATACAAGGGCAGCGCGCCGGCCCTGACCGACCTGATCGGCGGGCACGTCGACCTGATGTTCGATTCGCTGCCGTCGAGCATGCCGCACATCAAGAACGGCTCGCTCAAGGCCTTGGCGGTGACGACGGGCAAGCGCATCCCGTCCCTGCCGGACGTCCCCACGGTGGCCGAGGCCGGGGTCAAGGATTACGAGATAACCACGTGGTATGGCATCTGGGGTCCCAAGGGCTTGCCGGCGGACCTGGCGAACCAGGTTTCGAAGATGATGGCCGAGATGGTCAACGATCCCAAATATCGCGAGCGGCTGGATACGCTGGGCGCCGAACCGGTAGGCAGCTCGCCCGCCGACTTCGCCCGGTTCGAGGCGGATGAGGAACGCAAGTTCGCCGATATCGTGCGACGCTCGGGCGCGAAGCTGGATTGA
- a CDS encoding hydroxymethylglutaryl-CoA lyase — protein MQDATSQPDVVICECFCRDGLQHETLVLPADVKIDLLDRFSALGFQRIEATSYSNPAVVPQFADAGEVLAGIARRPGVHYKATCPNPRAVERALADLRAGRGATEISMLVSASESHSQRNLKRPRADQWENVRQMAALAAGSFRLIGTISVAFGCPFEGEVDARRVIDDAIRFREYGVEYITLGDTTGMATPHTVRGLFRALQQELPDATLIAHFHDSRGTALVNCVAALDAGVRYFDAAIGGVGGHPAKVKYGGGYTGNACTEDLVDLFEAMGVRTGIDLPGLLDTGRHCETVLDRKLAAHVTHTGANPLRPR, from the coding sequence TTGCCGCGACGGTTTGCAGCACGAAACGCTCGTGCTGCCCGCCGACGTCAAGATAGACCTGCTCGACCGGTTTTCCGCGCTGGGCTTCCAGCGCATCGAGGCCACGTCGTATTCGAATCCCGCCGTGGTCCCACAGTTCGCCGACGCCGGCGAGGTGCTGGCCGGCATCGCGCGCCGTCCGGGCGTGCATTACAAGGCGACATGCCCGAACCCGCGCGCCGTCGAGCGCGCGCTGGCGGACCTGCGCGCCGGCCGCGGCGCCACCGAGATCAGCATGCTGGTATCGGCCAGCGAGTCGCATTCGCAGCGGAATCTGAAGCGCCCGCGCGCCGACCAATGGGAAAACGTTCGACAGATGGCGGCGTTGGCGGCAGGCAGCTTTCGCCTGATCGGCACGATCTCGGTGGCCTTCGGCTGCCCGTTCGAAGGAGAGGTCGATGCCAGGAGGGTGATCGACGATGCCATCCGCTTCCGGGAATACGGCGTGGAATACATCACGCTGGGCGACACCACCGGCATGGCCACGCCGCACACGGTGCGCGGGCTGTTCCGCGCTCTGCAACAGGAGTTGCCCGACGCCACCCTGATCGCGCATTTCCACGATTCCCGCGGCACCGCCCTGGTCAACTGCGTGGCGGCCTTGGACGCGGGCGTGCGTTATTTCGACGCGGCCATCGGCGGCGTCGGCGGCCATCCGGCCAAAGTGAAATACGGCGGTGGCTACACCGGCAATGCCTGCACCGAGGACCTGGTGGACCTGTTCGAAGCCATGGGCGTGCGCACCGGCATCGATCTGCCGGGCCTGCTGGACACGGGGCGGCATTGCGAAACCGTATTGGACCGCAAGCTGGCCGCGCACGTCACGCACACCGGCGCGAATCCCTTGCGTCCTCGGTAG